ACCTGATTTCCGCCGGCATGTGCCGCTAGCGGCACATTCAGGTTACCATATTAGAGTGTCGAGTTTAATTGGTCTAATAATGAACTAAACGTACAATAATTTCCGATCTCCAAACTGACCCCTACTATCACTGACGTCATTATCTCGCCGCATCTATTTATACGGGTAAATACTCATATATTACATTTGGTTAAGATGTAATTAGCGCTATAATTAACCAATAAATTCCATAATTTTGAGGTGATTTGATGACCAATAGTTGTCACGTGACAGCTACAGAACAGACATCAGTAAAGGTTACGAAGGTTAGCCTTCATCAATCCTTTTCGAGAGTCTGTAAACAGTGGCCAGAATTATGGCCTGAATGGAAACGACGCCGTTTCCGGCCGGTTATTCATGGTATTGCAGACAAGATGCATAAACATGTTAAAGCCAATCCAAGTGAGGTGCTTACCCATGCTGATATTGCTCGTGTGATGCGTTTTGTTACTGGCCAATTGAGTTATCTTGAGCAGATCACCGAGGGCGCAGCCCGTTATGATCTTGATGGCCGTCCGGCTGGTAAAG
The window above is part of the Pantoea cypripedii genome. Proteins encoded here:
- a CDS encoding ProQ/FINO family protein yields the protein MTNSCHVTATEQTSVKVTKVSLHQSFSRVCKQWPELWPEWKRRRFRPVIHGIADKMHKHVKANPSEVLTHADIARVMRFVTGQLSYLEQITEGAARYDLDGRPAGKATAKEEAYSRQRIAEINERIARKQDKGGGQGCGQYS